A genomic stretch from Desulfotignum balticum DSM 7044 includes:
- the gvpN gene encoding gas vesicle protein GvpN, whose product MATAMASTVLEPISLPDFVETEYIKDITTRALGYIKAGFPVHLRGISGTGKTTLAIHIAARIGRPLILIHGDEEFSTSDLVGSEQGYNIRKIRDNFIHTVLKTEENMSKQWVDNRLTMACKFGFTLLYDEYTRSRPEANNVLLSVLQEKMLDIPTTSHGDSNYMKVHPDFTALFTSNPEEYAGVHRSQDALRDRMVTIDLEYFDKETEIGIVQGKSGLSYEDAKKIVNIVRGLRNSDVFEFSPTIRGCLMIAKSVQVFNASVHRDDKTFCQICIDILSSETSRIGSVSNKERVMQILLKLIDQYCNDINKGGADA is encoded by the coding sequence ATGGCAACAGCAATGGCAAGCACTGTTTTGGAACCTATCTCCCTGCCGGATTTTGTGGAAACAGAATATATCAAGGATATTACTACCCGGGCGTTGGGATATATCAAGGCGGGTTTCCCCGTGCACTTGAGAGGTATTTCCGGCACGGGAAAGACGACCCTTGCAATTCATATTGCTGCCAGGATAGGACGTCCGCTTATTCTTATACACGGGGATGAGGAATTTTCAACCTCGGATTTAGTCGGGAGTGAACAAGGTTACAACATCCGCAAAATCAGGGATAATTTTATTCATACCGTTCTTAAGACCGAAGAGAATATGAGCAAACAATGGGTTGATAACCGGTTGACCATGGCCTGTAAATTCGGGTTTACACTCCTTTATGATGAATATACCCGGTCCAGGCCCGAGGCAAACAATGTTCTTTTGTCCGTGCTCCAGGAAAAAATGCTGGATATTCCAACCACGAGCCATGGCGATTCCAATTATATGAAAGTCCACCCTGATTTTACGGCTCTTTTCACCAGCAATCCCGAAGAATATGCCGGGGTCCACCGCAGCCAGGATGCCTTAAGAGATCGTATGGTGACCATTGACCTTGAATATTTTGACAAGGAAACTGAAATTGGCATTGTCCAGGGCAAATCAGGTTTATCCTATGAAGATGCAAAAAAAATTGTCAATATTGTCAGGGGATTAAGAAATTCTGACGTGTTTGAATTTTCCCCCACCATCAGGGGATGCCTGATGATTGCCAAATCAGTACAGGTGTTCAATGCCAGTGTCCATAGGGATGACAAAACTTTTTGCCAGATCTGCATTGACATACTTTCTTCTGAAACCAGCCGTATCGGCAGCGTATCAAACAAGGAACGGGTGATGCAGATCCTTTTAAAATTGATTGACCAATATTGTAATGACATTAATAAAGGAGGGGCCGATGCCTAG
- a CDS encoding GvpL/GvpF family gas vesicle protein, with protein MSHIGKYIYCIIEEKYNRNFGTIGIGNRKDLVTTLCYNDITAVISDTPMSKYVINKANLTAHEMVIEHVMKDYTVLPVRFCTIASNLEEIRSLLRRRHPEFKGLFRDMDNKIEMGLKVVWKNMDAIFGEISASNKIIKKLKSNTKGLDRDMKIEVGKQVQKALAKKKQDEKQLITRKLKRISVDVKENDIIGDAMLLNLACLIDRTHEKEFDNTINDLAAEFENRFVFKYVGPIPPFNFVNIKVT; from the coding sequence ATGTCTCATATAGGCAAATACATATACTGTATTATTGAAGAAAAATATAACCGCAACTTTGGTACCATCGGAATCGGCAACAGAAAGGATCTGGTTACAACCCTGTGTTATAATGATATCACGGCTGTCATAAGTGATACACCCATGTCCAAGTACGTGATTAACAAGGCCAATCTTACAGCCCATGAAATGGTCATTGAGCATGTCATGAAAGATTACACGGTATTGCCCGTTCGATTCTGTACCATAGCTTCTAATCTAGAGGAGATAAGAAGCCTTCTTAGAAGGCGGCATCCTGAATTCAAGGGTCTTTTCAGGGATATGGATAATAAGATTGAAATGGGATTAAAGGTTGTCTGGAAGAATATGGATGCAATATTTGGCGAAATATCTGCTTCCAACAAGATTATCAAAAAGCTTAAATCAAATACTAAAGGCCTTGACAGAGATATGAAGATCGAGGTGGGCAAACAGGTTCAAAAGGCGCTGGCGAAAAAAAAGCAGGATGAAAAGCAACTGATTACCAGAAAATTAAAACGCATTTCCGTGGATGTAAAGGAAAACGATATTATCGGTGATGCAATGCTGTTGAATCTTGCCTGCCTGATTGACAGAACCCATGAAAAAGAATTTGATAACACCATTAATGATCTGGCAGCAGAATTTGAAAACAGATTTGTTTTCAAATATGTGGGCCCGATACCCCCCTTTAATTTTGTTAACATTAAAGTAACATAA
- a CDS encoding Hsp20/alpha crystallin family protein codes for MTQKKGKEETTGEFEFSGLLKGLNNLIETAAAFAEKSQDLKKSGEINFGNLDKIKGLKDLKGVYGINVRTLNDGRPFVQSFGNIKKTPDGPIVEEVREPIIDLFEEKNSTQIIAEMPGIDQKDIEVEARGDIIIISASTNKRKYQKEVLLSKAVKQTDMEWSYKNGVLVITIKTD; via the coding sequence ATGACCCAAAAAAAAGGCAAGGAAGAGACAACTGGTGAATTTGAATTTTCAGGGCTTTTAAAAGGCCTGAACAATCTGATTGAAACGGCAGCCGCGTTTGCGGAAAAAAGCCAGGATTTAAAAAAGTCAGGGGAAATAAATTTTGGTAATCTTGATAAAATCAAAGGATTAAAAGATTTAAAAGGTGTTTATGGTATAAATGTCCGCACCTTAAATGACGGCAGGCCCTTTGTTCAGTCCTTTGGCAATATCAAGAAAACACCGGACGGCCCGATTGTTGAAGAAGTAAGAGAACCCATCATAGACCTTTTTGAAGAAAAAAATTCAACCCAGATTATTGCTGAAATGCCGGGCATTGACCAAAAGGATATTGAGGTGGAGGCCAGGGGTGATATTATCATCATCAGTGCTTCTACCAATAAAAGAAAATATCAAAAAGAAGTGCTTTTATCCAAAGCAGTTAAACAAACAGATATGGAATGGTCCTATAAAAATGGGGTTTTGGTTATAACGATCAAGACAGACTAA
- a CDS encoding CDC48 family AAA ATPase, whose translation MEIKSVTLKVIEANSKDTGRGIIRLDPSDFKKIDVAVGDVVQVKGKRLTAAKVMPAYIEDREQGLVRMDGITRDNAQVGLDEKVIIEKAVCNPARKISVTPLTQVRSFDSKYICTLLEGISLVKEDIVRAKLFGAKTRDFKVTATKPAGIVIIKPDTIIEIKEEKSEFKSSRVSYEDIGGLAKEIHRIREMIELPLKYPQVFEKLGIDPPKGVLLHGPPGCGKTLIARAVANETDANFQHLTGPEIMAKFYGESEANLRKIFEKAAASAPAIIFFDEIDAIAPKREDMGGEKQVEKRVVAQLLALMDGLSSRGQVIVIGATNIPNVIDPALRRPGRFDREIEISIPDKNGRYKILNIHTHGMPLSEDVDLVKLSEITHGFVGADIEAFCREAAMVCLRKFFPTFDFGQEEIPIDSLLDLKVTMDDFLEAMKEIEPSAIREVFSEVPNVNWTDVGGHEEVKNILKETVEWPLKYASLFDYANTRPARGILFHGEPGTGKTLLAKAVATESGVNFISIKGPELLSRWVGDSEKGIRQIFKKARQASPCVVFFDEIDSLTPKRGAFGSSAVTDRVISQFLSEMDGIEELKGILVLAATNRIDMIDAAMLRSGRFDFQLELKSPDKNARKEIFKVHTRKKPLGKSVDFDRLADETDRFKGADIELICNTAAIIAIKEFIKKGRKDHTKFSILMKHFQQAIKKGQTR comes from the coding sequence ATGGAAATAAAATCTGTTACATTAAAGGTAATTGAGGCCAATTCAAAAGATACAGGCAGGGGGATCATCCGTCTTGACCCCAGTGATTTTAAAAAAATTGATGTAGCGGTGGGCGATGTTGTCCAGGTCAAGGGGAAAAGATTGACGGCCGCCAAAGTCATGCCGGCATATATTGAGGACCGGGAGCAGGGCCTGGTTCGGATGGATGGCATTACAAGGGACAATGCACAAGTCGGGCTGGATGAAAAGGTGATCATTGAAAAAGCAGTGTGCAACCCGGCCAGAAAAATTTCTGTCACCCCTCTTACCCAGGTTCGATCCTTTGACAGCAAATATATCTGCACCCTTCTGGAAGGTATCTCCCTGGTTAAAGAAGATATTGTCAGGGCAAAATTATTTGGCGCAAAAACCCGGGATTTTAAAGTCACAGCAACAAAACCTGCCGGTATTGTGATTATAAAACCTGACACGATCATTGAAATAAAAGAAGAAAAATCCGAGTTTAAGTCATCCAGGGTTTCATATGAAGATATAGGCGGGCTTGCCAAAGAAATACATCGTATCAGGGAGATGATTGAACTGCCTTTAAAATATCCCCAGGTTTTTGAAAAACTGGGGATTGATCCTCCCAAGGGTGTTCTTCTCCACGGCCCGCCGGGATGTGGCAAGACATTGATCGCAAGGGCTGTGGCAAATGAGACGGATGCGAATTTCCAGCATTTGACAGGGCCTGAAATAATGGCCAAATTCTATGGAGAAAGCGAGGCGAATTTAAGAAAAATCTTTGAAAAAGCCGCAGCCTCAGCGCCTGCCATCATATTTTTTGACGAGATCGATGCAATAGCGCCAAAGCGTGAAGATATGGGGGGTGAAAAACAGGTTGAAAAAAGGGTGGTTGCCCAGCTTCTGGCTTTAATGGACGGCCTTTCCTCAAGAGGACAGGTGATTGTCATCGGTGCGACAAATATTCCAAATGTTATTGATCCTGCTCTTCGACGGCCCGGCCGGTTTGACAGGGAGATAGAAATCAGTATCCCTGACAAGAACGGGCGATACAAGATATTAAACATCCATACCCATGGCATGCCGCTTTCTGAGGATGTTGACCTGGTCAAACTTTCTGAAATTACCCATGGTTTTGTGGGTGCTGATATAGAAGCCTTTTGCAGGGAGGCGGCCATGGTCTGCCTTAGAAAGTTTTTCCCAACCTTTGATTTCGGCCAGGAAGAGATCCCCATTGACAGCCTGCTCGATCTTAAGGTGACCATGGATGATTTTTTAGAAGCCATGAAGGAGATTGAACCCTCTGCCATCAGAGAGGTGTTTTCTGAAGTGCCCAATGTAAACTGGACGGACGTGGGAGGGCATGAAGAGGTTAAAAATATATTGAAAGAAACGGTTGAGTGGCCGCTGAAATATGCCTCGCTTTTTGATTATGCCAACACCCGTCCTGCCCGGGGAATTTTATTTCATGGAGAACCCGGCACGGGTAAAACCCTTCTTGCAAAGGCTGTGGCAACGGAATCAGGTGTTAATTTTATCTCCATAAAAGGTCCGGAGCTTTTATCAAGGTGGGTGGGAGATAGTGAAAAAGGTATCAGACAGATTTTTAAAAAAGCAAGACAGGCATCTCCCTGTGTTGTTTTTTTTGATGAGATAGACAGTCTGACTCCAAAAAGGGGGGCTTTTGGCTCTTCAGCAGTAACAGACCGTGTCATCAGCCAGTTTTTAAGTGAAATGGACGGAATAGAAGAACTAAAAGGCATACTTGTCCTGGCTGCCACCAACAGAATTGATATGATCGATGCGGCAATGCTGCGATCAGGAAGGTTTGATTTTCAGCTTGAACTTAAAAGTCCTGATAAAAATGCCAGAAAAGAGATATTTAAAGTCCACACAAGGAAAAAACCCCTTGGGAAAAGCGTTGATTTTGACCGCCTTGCCGATGAGACAGACAGGTTTAAGGGTGCAGATATCGAATTGATCTGCAATACAGCCGCCATTATTGCCATAAAGGAATTTATCAAAAAAGGCAGAAAGGATCATACAAAATTCAGTATTTTAATGAAGCATTTTCAACAAGCCATTAAAAAAGGACAGACAAGATGA
- a CDS encoding GvpL/GvpF family gas vesicle protein, producing MNKGQYLYGFVFSESRQNFTCKGLDDQDVYLKTNGDLSLAVSDFKMIDFSTLPQKVLLQYLKQHHDTIGKIMEKFCIIPFKFGTMIEDPDQIIKIFKSSYDQIRKKFSMLQNMIELDVIASFNDFSQVFNEIEGLDAVKQFKQEIQSRPKPDVYEAQIKLGKMVNSLLDERRNYYKKIIYNRLSDSSADILTNEITQDSMIASLAFLINKKDHQTFEKIIEDLDRCFEGKINFKIVGPFPFYSFYTLDLHKRDFKALDFARRTLNLPEKASLSEINASYKEQSKVCHPDNDAQNKNLARRFEELNKSYQMVMEYMNGNGCSFSKEDVDNWIRVKPVERENAVVA from the coding sequence ATGAATAAAGGGCAATATTTATATGGGTTCGTGTTTTCAGAATCCAGGCAAAATTTTACATGTAAAGGACTTGACGATCAGGATGTCTATTTGAAAACCAATGGGGACCTTTCTTTGGCCGTAAGCGATTTTAAGATGATAGATTTTTCTACATTGCCCCAGAAAGTGCTTTTACAATATTTAAAGCAGCATCATGATACAATTGGGAAAATAATGGAAAAATTCTGCATTATTCCTTTTAAGTTCGGGACAATGATTGAAGACCCGGATCAGATTATAAAAATATTTAAAAGCAGCTATGACCAGATCAGAAAGAAATTTTCAATGTTGCAGAATATGATTGAGCTGGATGTTATTGCCAGTTTTAATGATTTTAGCCAGGTCTTCAATGAAATCGAGGGGCTGGATGCCGTTAAACAATTCAAACAGGAAATACAGTCCAGGCCAAAACCAGATGTTTATGAAGCCCAGATAAAACTTGGGAAAATGGTGAATTCTTTGCTTGATGAAAGGCGTAATTATTATAAAAAAATTATTTATAACCGTTTGTCAGATTCATCTGCAGACATCCTTACAAACGAGATTACTCAGGATTCAATGATCGCAAGTCTCGCCTTTTTAATCAATAAAAAGGATCATCAAACTTTTGAAAAAATTATTGAAGATCTTGATCGCTGTTTTGAAGGCAAAATTAATTTCAAGATTGTTGGTCCTTTCCCTTTTTACAGTTTTTATACCCTTGACCTTCATAAAAGAGATTTTAAGGCACTTGATTTTGCAAGAAGGACATTGAATCTACCGGAAAAAGCGAGCCTGTCTGAAATTAATGCGTCTTATAAAGAACAGAGTAAAGTTTGTCATCCTGATAATGATGCCCAGAATAAAAATCTTGCCCGCAGGTTTGAAGAACTGAACAAATCCTATCAAATGGTTATGGAATATATGAACGGCAATGGCTGCTCATTTTCAAAAGAGGATGTTGATAACTGGATCAGGGTCAAGCCTGTTGAGCGGGAAAATGCGGTTGTGGCATGA
- a CDS encoding GvpL/GvpF family gas vesicle protein — MKQYIYAIVDTENEKSLGMPGIGNINDEVSIVCFNDMGAVVSPTLTEDFPVNRKNTLAHQKILEELFKEHTVLPVKFGTIGDDTQTIKEKVLKAECLKIKEHLDFLKDKSELGLKVFWVDSKNIFIHILEENSQIQRLRDRLNSHNGGLQRDQIRLGDMVEKALKKKKEELEKKIFKFLNGLWVEHKKSKIIADNMIVNSIFLVLKEDEKQFDKAIERIDEYFAGQLKIKCIGPVPPSNFVELEVRW; from the coding sequence ATGAAACAATATATTTATGCCATCGTGGATACTGAAAATGAAAAGAGCCTTGGCATGCCAGGCATCGGAAACATCAATGACGAGGTGTCAATAGTCTGTTTCAATGATATGGGTGCTGTTGTCAGCCCAACCCTGACAGAAGACTTTCCCGTTAACAGGAAAAATACTCTGGCTCATCAGAAAATCCTGGAAGAACTTTTCAAGGAGCATACCGTATTGCCCGTAAAATTCGGCACAATAGGGGATGATACCCAGACAATAAAAGAAAAGGTATTAAAAGCAGAATGCTTGAAAATAAAAGAGCACCTGGATTTTTTAAAGGATAAATCAGAGCTGGGGCTTAAAGTTTTCTGGGTTGATTCTAAAAATATTTTCATTCATATACTTGAAGAGAACTCACAGATTCAAAGACTTAGGGACCGTTTAAACTCTCATAATGGTGGATTGCAAAGGGATCAGATCCGGCTGGGAGACATGGTGGAAAAAGCTTTGAAAAAAAAAAAAGAAGAATTGGAGAAAAAAATATTCAAGTTTTTAAATGGCCTCTGGGTCGAACATAAGAAAAGCAAGATCATTGCAGACAATATGATTGTAAACAGTATTTTTCTGGTTTTAAAAGAGGATGAAAAGCAATTTGACAAGGCCATTGAAAGGATTGATGAATATTTTGCAGGGCAATTGAAAATAAAATGCATAGGCCCTGTCCCGCCAAGTAATTTTGTAGAATTAGAAGTGAGGTGGTAA
- a CDS encoding gas vesicle protein GvpG, whose amino-acid sequence MAFILDDIALSPIKLTIWLAKKLKESAYNEMTDDSKVLEELLMLQMKLEMEEISEDDYTKKETLLMERLEEIRKLKKDIN is encoded by the coding sequence ATGGCCTTTATATTAGATGATATTGCATTATCTCCCATCAAGCTGACGATCTGGCTTGCAAAAAAATTAAAAGAATCTGCGTATAATGAAATGACAGATGATTCTAAAGTTTTAGAAGAACTTCTCATGCTGCAGATGAAACTCGAGATGGAAGAGATAAGTGAGGATGACTATACAAAAAAAGAGACCCTGCTCATGGAACGTCTGGAAGAGATAAGAAAGCTGAAAAAGGATATAAATTGA
- the gvpO gene encoding gas vesicle protein GvpO: MALKFAAAIKKARSELETLTGLELGSTVSAHPDGEGWRVTLEAIEKKSIPDSMDILGIFEVNLDAEGNISEFNRVRMRKRIDIDENA; the protein is encoded by the coding sequence ATGGCCCTTAAATTTGCTGCTGCTATAAAAAAAGCAAGATCTGAATTGGAGACACTTACCGGACTTGAATTAGGATCAACTGTCAGCGCGCATCCTGATGGGGAAGGTTGGCGGGTGACCCTGGAGGCGATTGAAAAAAAATCCATTCCAGACAGTATGGATATCCTGGGTATCTTTGAAGTCAATCTGGATGCAGAGGGGAATATTTCTGAATTCAACCGTGTAAGAATGCGAAAGAGAATTGATATCGATGAGAATGCATAA
- a CDS encoding gas vesicle protein, giving the protein MGMEPSRENFGSLADVIDRVLDKGLVINADIAVSVAGTELLGIKIKAALSSFETAAKYGLEFPSGTKLSTPAWQEALTAKEYCPQCEKKVVTKDLMTSGCPWCGWISAKAKQLDEDNIPTL; this is encoded by the coding sequence ATGGGAATGGAACCATCCAGAGAAAATTTTGGCAGCCTGGCAGATGTAATTGACAGGGTTCTTGATAAAGGTCTGGTCATTAACGCCGATATCGCAGTATCCGTAGCAGGTACGGAATTGCTGGGAATTAAAATCAAAGCGGCTTTGTCATCTTTTGAGACAGCTGCCAAATATGGATTAGAGTTTCCTTCAGGAACAAAGCTTTCAACACCTGCATGGCAAGAGGCGCTCACTGCAAAAGAGTATTGCCCCCAGTGTGAAAAAAAAGTGGTAACAAAAGATCTGATGACATCAGGATGTCCCTGGTGCGGCTGGATAAGCGCTAAAGCAAAACAACTGGATGAAGACAACATCCCTACCCTATGA
- a CDS encoding gas vesicle protein K translates to MALDIDEKNLKHGVLGLVIALVEVIQDALNLQAMKRMEKGSLTQEEIHRLGNALMDLDQALKEIKIQQGISESVKSVRDGLDDIVDDVINQIINPCKWKA, encoded by the coding sequence ATGGCCCTTGATATCGATGAGAAAAATTTAAAGCATGGCGTTCTTGGTCTTGTTATCGCTCTGGTTGAAGTTATTCAGGATGCCTTGAATCTTCAGGCCATGAAAAGGATGGAAAAAGGATCATTGACGCAAGAAGAGATTCATCGTCTGGGGAATGCATTAATGGATCTGGATCAGGCCCTGAAAGAGATAAAAATTCAACAGGGAATATCAGAATCTGTCAAATCAGTAAGGGATGGGTTAGATGATATTGTAGATGATGTCATAAACCAGATCATCAATCCTTGTAAGTGGAAGGCTTAA
- the gvpL gene encoding gas vesicle protein GvpL — MVQDEINREFSDLAEKQSPLPDQDIKTQDIENNDSLRLPEQKQTSHNFKQGPVNKKGKYLYCIVKTSEDKKFAQIGIDGNKVYTICHKGLAAVIHDCEDKPYESNEEKIVAQWVMAHQKVIEKAWETYGVAVPASFDTIIVGDKEFTEQENLKKWLEDHYDDLLAKIEKFTGKAEYGVQIFWDANQMGARISRENEQIRKINEECRTKSKGAAFMYRQKLENLLKKELENQAETYFKEFYNKIKAHVDDIKIDKTKNSNSDQQMIMNLACIMPRANSHLLGDALEKIDQMESFSVQFTGPWPPYSFV; from the coding sequence ATGGTACAAGATGAAATAAACAGGGAATTTTCAGATCTTGCTGAAAAACAATCCCCTTTACCGGATCAAGATATAAAAACCCAAGATATTGAAAACAATGATTCATTACGTTTGCCAGAACAAAAACAGACTTCCCATAATTTCAAACAAGGCCCTGTTAATAAAAAAGGGAAGTATCTTTATTGCATTGTCAAAACCAGTGAAGATAAAAAATTTGCCCAAATCGGAATTGATGGCAATAAAGTCTATACCATCTGTCATAAAGGACTGGCAGCCGTTATCCATGACTGCGAAGACAAACCCTACGAGTCGAATGAAGAAAAAATTGTCGCCCAATGGGTCATGGCCCATCAAAAAGTAATTGAAAAGGCATGGGAAACCTATGGCGTTGCAGTTCCGGCATCTTTTGACACCATTATCGTGGGGGATAAAGAATTTACAGAACAAGAAAATTTAAAAAAATGGCTTGAAGACCATTATGACGATCTTCTGGCAAAAATAGAAAAATTTACGGGCAAGGCTGAATATGGGGTCCAGATATTCTGGGATGCAAATCAAATGGGAGCCAGGATTTCCAGGGAAAATGAACAGATTAGAAAAATCAATGAAGAATGCAGGACAAAATCCAAGGGAGCGGCCTTTATGTACAGGCAAAAACTGGAAAACCTGTTGAAAAAGGAATTGGAAAATCAGGCTGAAACCTATTTTAAGGAATTTTACAATAAAATTAAAGCGCATGTGGATGATATTAAAATAGATAAGACAAAAAACAGTAATTCTGATCAGCAGATGATAATGAATCTGGCCTGCATCATGCCCCGGGCAAATAGTCATCTTCTAGGGGATGCGCTTGAAAAGATTGATCAGATGGAGTCTTTTTCTGTGCAGTTTACAGGTCCCTGGCCCCCTTACAGTTTTGTGTAA
- a CDS encoding gas vesicle protein has protein sequence MEPKSYTKATLVDLLDRVLDKGIVIHADMIISVAGIPLIGVNLKAALAGMETMLKYGMMEEWDASTRSRAMEKEKKSLHFIQEEILFKEKASYYCHEGIVQTWRFGDMYLTHRQLVMYHPVFEDIMFELGLEKIKDIEVIEKHNDEFENQKQVYILTHDNEIERFKTKNIAVFEKILKDNFLKDNKGYLWAEQSA, from the coding sequence ATGGAACCCAAGTCATATACAAAAGCAACCCTGGTGGACCTTTTGGACAGGGTACTGGACAAGGGAATTGTGATCCATGCGGATATGATAATATCTGTTGCCGGCATCCCTTTGATTGGTGTGAATCTCAAGGCTGCGCTGGCTGGTATGGAAACAATGCTCAAATATGGGATGATGGAGGAATGGGACGCGAGTACCAGATCCCGGGCCATGGAAAAGGAGAAGAAAAGCCTGCATTTTATACAGGAAGAAATTTTGTTTAAGGAAAAGGCTTCCTATTATTGTCATGAAGGTATCGTTCAAACCTGGCGGTTTGGGGATATGTACCTTACCCACCGGCAGCTTGTAATGTATCACCCCGTGTTTGAGGATATCATGTTTGAATTAGGGCTTGAAAAAATTAAGGATATTGAAGTTATTGAAAAGCATAATGATGAATTTGAAAATCAAAAACAGGTTTATATCCTCACCCATGATAATGAAATAGAAAGGTTTAAGACTAAGAATATAGCGGTTTTTGAAAAAATCCTTAAAGACAATTTCTTAAAAGATAATAAAGGGTATTTATGGGCAGAGCAGTCGGCATAG
- the dnaK gene encoding molecular chaperone DnaK — protein sequence MGRAVGIDLGTSFCVAAIIENKIPVVIPNGEGNNLTPSVYAFTDKKEHLVGNAAKDQAKDNPGNTVFSIKRYMGTDHQVVVDGYRFSPQQISAFILRKIKSDIENYLGEPVDQAVITVPAYFNHLSRQATKEAGEIAGFKVLRVISEPTAAALAYGLKRKDIKTVLIWDLGGGTFDVSILELDQGFFKVKAVSGNNHLGGEDFGQKLVDHAAQKFQIQHGFDPRKNLFFHQQLKEACEKAKTELSEKQTTSIFLSSIPGLNGAMIDFKTRVDRKTFEEITSDLAQMMILPTKQAIKDAGIEIENIDRVLLVGGATRMACVQKMAKDFFHQNPYQKINPDEVVGLGAAIQAGILTKEIGDVVLLDVNPLSLGIETKGGLVARIIPRNTIIPASEDQIFTTAEINQTSMDVNILQGEREMAIDNISLGEIRLSGIHPQPQGQSRVEVSFSIDANGILAVSAKDLQTDNEVGIKIDSTEMVSEEMISQAIMDAENHVKNDAENRQRIETIIRAENLITHVDEIIKDNSRQLSEYILQDLNSFVIALKKNIKQGDVKDIKNGISLLTQSILAAKNSKAKKGR from the coding sequence ATGGGCAGAGCAGTCGGCATAGATCTTGGTACATCATTTTGTGTTGCCGCTATAATTGAAAATAAAATACCTGTGGTTATTCCCAACGGCGAAGGCAATAACCTGACCCCTTCAGTTTATGCCTTTACCGACAAAAAAGAACACCTGGTGGGGAACGCGGCAAAAGACCAGGCAAAAGATAATCCAGGCAATACTGTTTTTTCAATAAAAAGATATATGGGTACAGACCATCAGGTTGTGGTGGATGGGTATCGTTTTTCACCCCAGCAGATATCAGCCTTTATTTTACGAAAAATCAAAAGCGATATTGAAAACTATCTTGGTGAGCCTGTTGACCAGGCTGTTATCACAGTGCCGGCCTATTTTAATCATTTAAGCCGCCAGGCAACAAAAGAGGCAGGAGAGATAGCAGGGTTCAAGGTTTTGCGGGTAATAAGCGAACCCACTGCAGCAGCACTGGCATACGGGCTCAAGAGAAAAGATATTAAAACCGTTCTTATATGGGACTTAGGGGGAGGAACCTTTGACGTCTCTATACTTGAGCTGGACCAGGGCTTTTTTAAGGTCAAGGCTGTAAGCGGCAACAACCATCTTGGAGGGGAAGATTTTGGGCAGAAACTTGTGGATCATGCTGCTCAAAAATTTCAAATCCAACACGGATTTGATCCAAGAAAGAATTTATTTTTTCATCAACAGCTCAAAGAGGCCTGTGAAAAAGCAAAAACCGAACTTTCTGAAAAACAGACAACAAGTATATTTTTATCCTCAATACCTGGTTTGAATGGTGCAATGATTGATTTTAAGACAAGGGTGGACAGAAAAACTTTTGAAGAAATCACTTCAGATCTTGCCCAAATGATGATTCTGCCAACAAAACAGGCCATCAAGGATGCAGGAATAGAGATTGAAAACATTGATCGTGTTCTTCTGGTGGGAGGGGCAACAAGGATGGCCTGTGTACAAAAAATGGCAAAAGATTTTTTTCATCAAAATCCCTACCAGAAAATCAATCCAGATGAGGTGGTAGGTCTTGGCGCGGCAATCCAGGCTGGTATTTTGACAAAAGAGATAGGGGATGTGGTTTTGCTGGATGTCAATCCCCTTTCTTTAGGCATTGAAACCAAAGGAGGTCTTGTCGCAAGGATCATACCCAGAAATACCATAATCCCTGCTTCAGAAGACCAGATATTTACAACTGCCGAAATCAATCAGACAAGCATGGATGTCAATATCCTGCAAGGTGAGCGGGAAATGGCTATTGACAATATCAGCCTGGGCGAAATCAGATTGTCGGGAATTCATCCCCAGCCACAGGGTCAGTCCAGAGTAGAGGTCAGTTTTTCCATAGATGCCAATGGAATCCTTGCAGTATCTGCTAAAGATCTGCAGACAGATAATGAAGTTGGTATTAAGATTGATTCAACAGAAATGGTTTCTGAAGAGATGATAAGCCAGGCAATTATGGATGCCGAAAATCATGTCAAAAACGATGCTGAGAATAGACAAAGAATCGAGACCATTATCCGGGCAGAAAATCTTATCACCCATGTTGATGAGATTATTAAAGACAATTCCCGGCAATTGTCTGAATATATTTTACAGGACTTAAATTCTTTTGTTATAGCTCTTAAAAAAAATATCAAGCAGGGGGATGTCAAGGATATTAAAAATGGAATCAGTTTATTGACGCAATCTATTTTAGCAGCTAAAAATTCTAAAGCAAAAAAAGGCAGGTGA